One genomic region from Bactrocera tryoni isolate S06 chromosome 3, CSIRO_BtryS06_freeze2, whole genome shotgun sequence encodes:
- the LOC120773119 gene encoding protein clueless, whose product MAQENELQSKERAVSGDDMSSASTDRSKVLTENIQSNGKEEKKPINELSESSVLASTPRNENKTNENVESGSSELVDGEEYSLSSESIDLETLHDVGITVHIQSPGAELLSVQLSSMELVQEIHQLLMDREDTCHRTCFSLQLNGITLDNFAELKTIEGLKHGSTIKVIEEPYTMREARIHVRHVRDLLKSMDPSDAYSGIECNSLTFLHTITQGDLLEKKKSRSDSVDCTPPDYVMPGVKEAPLIPLQPGLKNSRGPQALKILTTSAWNPPPGPRKLHGDLMYLYVVTMEEKRFHISACPKGFYINQSTDEVFNPKPDNPSHLNHSLIDLLSQISPSFKRAFQQMQKKRTLRHAFERVATPYQLYQWTAPQLEHTIDAIRAEDAFSSKLGYEEHIPGQTRDWNEELQTTRELPRKTLPERLLRERAIFKVHGDFVIAATRGAMAVIDGNVLAINPGEDPKMQMFIWNNIFFSLGFDVRDHYKDLGGDVAAFVAPRNDLHGVRVYSAVDIEGLYTLGTVVIDYRGYRVTAQSIIPGILEREQEQSVVYGSIDFGKTVLSHPKYLELLRKAGKHLKIMPHSVLNERDEPVELCSSVECKGIIGNDGRHYILDLLRTFPPDVNFLVLDDIHISPDLQALGFPIEHKHKLSCLRQELLEAFIEDRYVTFIRSAAQHLQSCNSQKPALGNNNDLRCEVLQSEEENQISTKSNNKANDVMSEALDVIKEAQFKVAASDETQAADVVKHACAAVGSLKEQEFDFRFNPDVFSPGIRHVDDSSSHNSISKQKKLIQDAAEFLVTKQLPSFIKEHMNHSSPPMDGTSLTEALHSHGINIRYLGKVIYMLEKIPRLEYLYRIAIIEIIVRATKHIYYSYMQNTDVMQLSNAISHFLNCFLSSGPVHAASNSNDSSKSNRRGKKKYTKIANGSGNKNTSVGDNNDWLLVTPKSIWNQIKKEIKSYWDYDLKCDSIETAIEIYGFQRMSVLRAFCLKVGIQVLLREYNFDLRNKSTFNEEDILNVFPIVKHISPRASDAYNFYTTGQSKIQQGLFKEGYELISEALNLLNNVFGAMHSENGSCLRMLARLSYLLGDPQEALAIQQRSVIMSERVNGIDHPCTILEYTHLSLYCFANGQIGASLKLLYRARYLLVLICGEDHPEVALIDSNISLILHAVGEYELSLRFIEHALGLNLKYFGDKSMHVAVSYHLVARTQSCMGDFRSALNNEKETYAIYKSQLGEAHEKTRESAECLRLLTQQAVLLQRKMNDIYSNGKLGTGLPPIHIQPPTMGSVLEMLNTINGILFVQISQKDIAKVRTEIEKHLKNTNDNIIGTAQNNGTFEHSSNMPNSSPNLEKTEVLANGIGDNVGKS is encoded by the exons gaaaagaagagaaaaaaccAATCAATGAATTGAGTGAAAGTTCTGTATTAGCATCAACTCccagaaatgaaaataaaaccaaTGAAAATGTTGAGAGTGGATCAAGTGAGTTAGTTGACGGTGAAGAATATTCGCTATCATCCGAGTCTATAGATTTAGAAACGCTTCACGATGTTGGTATCACAGTACATATACAGAGCCCAGGTGCTGAATTGCTTTCAGTACAGTTGTCTAGTATGGAGTTGGTGCAAGAAATACATCAATTACTCATGGATCGAGAAGATACTTGTCACCGTACCTGTTTTTCTTTACAGTTAAATGGAATAACTTTAGATAATTTTGCTGAACTAAAAACAATTGAAGGTTTAAAACACGGATCAACAATTAAAGTTATCGAAGAACCTTACACGATGCGTGAGGCGCGTATTCATGTACGCCATGTGCgtgatttattaaaaagtatGGACCCTTCGGATGCGTATAGTGGTATTGAATGTAATTCTCTGACGTTTTTGCATACTATAACACAAGGAGACTTACTCGAAAAGAAAAAATCGCGATCTGATTCAGTAGATTGTACACCACCAGATTATGTAATGCCCGGCGTGAAAGAAGCTCCACTAATACCTTTGCAACCAGGTTTAAAAAATTCAAGAGGACCACAAGCACTTAAAATATTAACCACCTCTGCATGGAATCCTCCTCCAGGACCTCGTAAACTGCATGGAGAtcttatgtacttatatgttgTAACCATGGAAGAGAAACGATTTCACATATCTGCTTGTCCTAAGGGATTCTATATAAACCAATCTACAGACGAAGTGTTTAATCCTAAACCAGACAATCCCAGCCATTTGAATCATTCGTTAATAGATTTACTCTCACAAATTTCGCCATCTTTTAAGCGTGCATttcaacaaatgcaaaaaaagcGTACTTTACGTCACGCATTCGAACGGGTTGCTACGCCTTATCAATTATATCAGTGGACTGCACCACAATTAGAGCATACAATTGATGCGATTCGTGCTGAAGATGCTTTTTCATCAAAGCTTGG CTATGAGGAACACATCCCTGGACAGACACGTGATTGGAATGAAGAGTTGCAAACAACTCGTGAATTGCCACGTAAAACTTTACCAGAACGATTACTTCGCGAGCGAGCTATTTTTAAAGTACATGGAGACTTTGTAATTGCGGCAACACGCGGAGCTATGGCTGTTATAGATGGTAATGTTTTGGCTATAAACCCTGGAGAGGATCCAAAAATGCAAATGTTCATATggaacaatatatttttctcGTTGGGATTTGATGTACGAGATCATTATAAGGACTTGGGCGGTGATGTAGCCGCCTTTGTAGCGCCTCGAAATGATCTTCATGGGGTACGTGTTTATAGTGCCGTAGATATAGAGGGCCTTTATACATTGGGAACAGTAGTAATAGATTATCGTGGTTATAGAGTAACCGCCCAATCCATTATTCCTGGAATTCTGGAGAGAGAACAAGAGCAATCTGTTGTTTATGGTTCCATTGATTTTGGAAAAACTGTTCTAAGCCATCCAAAGTATCTTGAATTACTACGGAAGGCCGGTAAGCATTTAAAGATTATGCCGCATTCTGTACTAAATGAACGCGATGAACCCGTAGAGCTCTGCTCCTCTGTCGAATGTAAAGGCATCATAGGTAACGATGGCAGACATTATATTCTAGATCTACTGCGAACGTTTCCCCCAGACGTAAATTTTTTAGTTCTGGATGATATCCATATTAGTCCTGATTTGCAAGCTTTAGGTTTTCCAATAGAGCATAAACATAAACTTTCCTGTTTAAGACAAGAGCTACTTGAAGCGTTTATAGAAGACCGTTATGTTACTTTTATACGAAGCGCAGCTCAACACTTACAAAGTTGCAATTCACAAAAGCCAGCGCTTGGAAATAATAATGATTTACGCTGTGAAGTATTGCAATCAGAAGAGGAAAACCAAATATCAACAAAATCGAACAATAAAGCCAACGACGTTATGTCGGAGGCCCTAGACGTTATCAAAGAAGCACAGTTTAAAGTGGCTGCTTCTGATGAGACCCAGGCTGCTGATGTTGTGAAACACGCGTGCGCAGCTGTTGGTTCTTTAAAAGAGCAAGAGTTCGACTTTCGTTTCAATCCGGACGTATTTTCGCCAGGAATACGTCATGTGGATGATTCAAGTTCTCATAACTCAATTTCTAAGCAAAAGAAACTTATACAGGATGCTGCTGAATTTTTGGTTACAAAACAATTGCCATCTTTTATTAAAGAACATATGAATCATTCGTCACCACCGATGGATGGTACAAGTTTAACAGAGGCTTTACACAGTCATGGCATTAACATTAG GTATCTTGGAAAAGTAATATATATGTTGGAAAAAATACCTCGCTTGGAATACTTATATAGAATAgctattattgaaattatagtTCGTGCTAccaaacatatttattattcatataTGCAAAATACGGATGTTATGCAGTTGTCCAACGCTATTAGTCATTTTCTGAATTGTTTCTTGTCCTCGGGACCTGTACATGCTGCAAGCAATTCCAATGATTCGAGTAAATCTAATCGTCGtggaaaaaagaaatatacCAAAATTGCCAATGGATCTGGAAACAAAAACACATCAGTTGGCGATAATAATGATTGGCTACTTGTGACCCCAAAGTCAATAtggaatcaaataaaaaaagaaattaaatcatACTGGGACTATGATCTCAAATGTGATTCAATTGAAACAGCTATCGAAATATATGGTTTCCAACGAATGAGCGTTTTGCGTGCTTTCTGCTTGAAAGTTGGAATACAAGTGTTGTTGCGCGAGTATAATTTTGATTTACGCAATAAATCAACGTTTAACGAAGAGGACATTCTAAATGTTTTTCCAATTGTTAAACATATAAGTCCTCGTGCGTCAGatgcatacaatttttataccaCAGGTCAGTCTAAAATACAGCAAGGCCTATTTAAAGAAGGTTATGAGCTTATTAGTGAAGccttaaatcttttaaataatgtttttggaGCTATGCATTCCGAAAATGGATCTTGCTTACGTATGTTAGCTCGACTTAGCTACTTGTTGGGAGATCCACAGGAGGCCTTAGCAATTCAGCAGCGCTCAGTAATTATGAGTGAACGCGTTAACGGTATTGATCACCCATGCACCATATTAGAATAC ACACACTTATCTTTATATTGCTTCGCTAATGGACAAATTGGTGCATCATTGAAACTGCTTTACCGTGCCCGATATTTATTGGTTCTGATATGTGGTGAAGATCATCCAGAAGTTGCCCTCATAGAT AGTAATATTAGCCTAATTTTACATGCTGTGGGCGAGTACGAGCTATCTCTACGATTTATTGAACATGCACTGggattaaatttgaaatattttggagaTAAGTCCATGCACGTTGCAGTTAGTTACCACTTAGTTGCCAGAACTCAGTCATGTATGGGTGATTTCCGTTCAGCTCTAAATAACGAAAAAGAAACGTATGCCATTTATAAATCTCAG TTAGGTGAGGCTCATGAGAAAACCCGAGAGTCTGCGGAATGCTTGCGTCTGCTTACACAGCAAGCTGTACTTTTGCAACGCAAAATGAACGATATATATTCAAATGGCAAATTAGGCACTGGGTTACCTCCAATTCACATACAACCACCGACCATGGGATCGGTTTTGGAGATGCTAAACACAATAAATGGAATATTGTTCGTTCAAATCAG TCAAAAGGATATAGCTAAGGTTCGAACTGAAATAGAGAAACACTTGAAGAATACAAATGACAACATTATCGGAACTGCCCAAAATAATGGTACCTTTGAACATTCGAGTAATATGCCGAATTCTTCACCTAACCTTGAAAAGACTGAGGTATTGGCTAATGGCATTGGTGATAACGTTGGTAAAAGTTGA